From a region of the Cognatiyoonia koreensis genome:
- the denD gene encoding D-erythronate dehydrogenase: protein MNILIIGGGGVVGQKLAQALVKSGMLRGQAITRITLADVVDPAPVAAPFEIRTMICDIADPASVAECVSKDTDVIYLLAAIVSAHAEEDFDAGMKINLFGTYNVLERCRALGTSPVVVFTSSIAVYGGEAQDPLGDHSFPNPQTSYGMQKAAGELFINDYSRKGFIDGRAFRLPTISVRPGKPNRAASSFMSSILREPLNGQEAVCPVDADFLHYYLSPRRCVDNLIKGAELAGDDIGQNRVMQMPGTSLSIKQLIDAMTAVAGPEPAKLIRWDAQPDIKKIVSGWRWDIHADKAERLGLKADDSFEDNIRYYLEDDKPAA, encoded by the coding sequence GGCACTGGTGAAATCGGGCATGCTGCGCGGTCAGGCAATCACGCGGATCACATTGGCCGATGTGGTTGATCCCGCGCCTGTGGCCGCCCCCTTCGAAATACGAACAATGATCTGTGACATCGCGGATCCCGCATCTGTTGCTGAATGTGTCAGCAAAGACACCGATGTAATCTACCTGCTCGCCGCCATCGTTAGCGCCCATGCCGAAGAAGATTTCGACGCAGGGATGAAAATCAACCTCTTCGGGACATACAACGTGTTGGAAAGATGCAGAGCGCTCGGAACGTCCCCAGTGGTCGTGTTCACATCTTCGATCGCCGTCTACGGCGGCGAGGCGCAGGATCCGTTGGGCGATCACAGCTTTCCCAATCCGCAGACGTCTTACGGCATGCAAAAAGCAGCTGGCGAACTGTTTATCAATGACTATTCGCGCAAAGGATTCATAGATGGCCGTGCGTTCCGCCTGCCCACAATTTCAGTACGTCCCGGCAAGCCGAACAGGGCGGCCAGTAGTTTCATGTCCTCGATCTTGCGTGAACCTCTGAATGGCCAAGAAGCTGTCTGCCCGGTCGATGCCGATTTCCTGCACTATTATCTCAGCCCGCGCCGCTGCGTTGATAACCTGATCAAAGGAGCAGAGCTCGCCGGCGATGATATCGGGCAGAACCGTGTTATGCAGATGCCGGGCACGTCTTTATCAATCAAGCAGCTGATCGATGCCATGACCGCCGTGGCTGGACCTGAACCTGCCAAATTGATCCGTTGGGACGCGCAGCCTGATATCAAGAAGATCGTCTCTGGCTGGCGATGGGACATTCATGCCGATAAGGCAGAACGTTTGGGCCTGAAGGCAGATGACAGTTTTGAAGACAACATCCGCTACTATTTGGAAGACGACAAACCTGCAGCCTAG
- a CDS encoding ribulose-bisphosphate carboxylase large subunit family protein has translation MTRLQATYDIESPVGIQRAAEVMAGEQSTGTFSRLASETDALRDKSAARIEAVTITGSADHPALPCRLSGVTYEQGRVTISWPMDNFGPSLTNILATIAGNLFELAELSAIRLVGLDVPEALAQACPGPQYGISGTRALMGVDSGPMIGTIVKPSVGLSASQTAALVSDLAAAGIDFVKDDELQGNGPACPFEDRTRQVMQAIDTAAQKDGRKVMYAFNITDEIDAMRRNLDLLDSLGATCAMVSLHSIGLAGLRAVRDHSPLPIHAHRNGWGLLSRSPHIGIAFPVMQKMWRLAGADHLHVNGLANKFTETDAVVTEAARAVQAPLNDTVPHRALPVFSSGQTAWQVGPTMELLGNDDFLFCAGGGIMSHPDGPAAGITSLRQAAAAQKEGVRVEEYAKEHPELATALVTFKSAVTRS, from the coding sequence ATGACGCGGCTACAGGCAACTTATGACATCGAAAGTCCGGTGGGGATCCAGCGCGCGGCGGAGGTCATGGCAGGCGAGCAGTCTACAGGGACATTTAGCCGTCTTGCGTCCGAGACCGATGCTTTGCGTGACAAATCTGCCGCGCGGATTGAGGCGGTGACGATCACCGGTTCGGCCGATCATCCCGCTTTACCTTGCCGCTTAAGTGGCGTCACATATGAACAAGGCCGCGTGACGATCAGCTGGCCGATGGACAATTTTGGCCCGTCACTAACAAATATTCTGGCCACGATCGCGGGCAATTTGTTCGAATTGGCAGAGCTTTCGGCAATCCGTCTTGTCGGTCTGGATGTCCCCGAAGCCCTTGCGCAAGCCTGTCCTGGTCCGCAATACGGGATCAGCGGGACGCGGGCATTGATGGGCGTGGACAGTGGGCCGATGATCGGCACAATCGTAAAGCCGAGTGTCGGACTTAGCGCATCACAAACCGCAGCCCTTGTTTCCGATCTGGCAGCCGCCGGAATTGATTTTGTCAAAGACGACGAATTGCAGGGCAATGGACCTGCATGTCCTTTTGAGGATCGCACCCGGCAGGTGATGCAAGCCATCGATACAGCGGCCCAAAAGGACGGGCGTAAGGTGATGTACGCCTTCAACATCACTGACGAGATTGACGCGATGCGTCGGAACCTGGACCTACTTGATAGCCTTGGAGCCACTTGCGCGATGGTATCACTGCATTCCATTGGCTTGGCTGGCCTGCGTGCTGTCCGCGATCACAGTCCGTTGCCAATTCATGCGCATCGCAACGGCTGGGGCCTGCTGTCACGCTCGCCTCACATCGGGATCGCCTTTCCGGTGATGCAGAAAATGTGGCGGTTGGCCGGAGCTGACCATCTGCACGTAAATGGGTTGGCCAATAAGTTTACTGAAACGGATGCTGTCGTAACAGAGGCCGCGCGCGCCGTGCAGGCCCCGCTAAACGACACAGTGCCACATCGTGCGCTGCCTGTATTTTCGTCGGGGCAGACCGCGTGGCAGGTTGGTCCGACCATGGAACTGCTTGGCAATGACGATTTCTTGTTTTGTGCAGGTGGGGGGATCATGAGCCATCCGGATGGACCAGCCGCTGGCATCACCAGTCTGCGCCAAGCCGCTGCAGCCCAAAAGGAGGGTGTTCGCGTCGAAGAATACGCCAAGGAACACCCAGAGCTGGCGACAGCCCTGGTAACTTTCAAATCAGCCGTTACACGTAGCTAG